One stretch of Acidimicrobiales bacterium DNA includes these proteins:
- a CDS encoding hydrogenase maturation protease produces MRILIAGVGNVLKADDAFGVVVAHRLQAMELPDGVRVVETGIGGIALVQELQEGWDAMIVADAVDRGRPPGTIMLIEPDVIDVHALSWGERSDLLSDAHLATPERVFMLSKALNVLPERLLMVGCQPLDVEAIGVEMSEPVKAAVEVAIAEILRHVDELNALDPSAA; encoded by the coding sequence GTGCGGATCTTGATAGCGGGGGTGGGGAACGTGCTGAAGGCGGACGACGCCTTCGGGGTGGTGGTCGCCCATCGGTTGCAGGCGATGGAGCTGCCCGACGGCGTGCGCGTGGTGGAGACCGGGATCGGGGGCATCGCCCTGGTGCAGGAGCTGCAGGAAGGGTGGGACGCCATGATCGTGGCCGATGCCGTCGACCGGGGGCGGCCCCCCGGCACCATCATGCTGATCGAGCCCGACGTCATAGACGTGCACGCCCTGTCGTGGGGCGAGCGGTCCGATCTGCTGTCCGACGCCCACCTGGCCACGCCCGAGCGGGTGTTCATGCTGTCCAAGGCGCTGAACGTCCTGCCCGAACGGCTCCTCATGGTCGGCTGCCAGCCGCTCGACGTCGAGGCCATCGGCGTCGAGATGTCCGAGCCGGTGAAGGCGGCGGTCGAAGTCGCCATCGCCGAGATCCTCCGCCACGTCGACGAGCTGAACGCCCTCGACCCCTCGGCCGCCTGA